The following are encoded together in the Roseobacter denitrificans OCh 114 genome:
- a CDS encoding LysR family transcriptional regulator translates to MLDWDEYHLLLHVARFGRIPEAAHHLKVTPSTVFRRLAAIESKLNIPVFQRDGGQYTPTEEGVAIVHAAEKMEQETANVARHLFGESQTLSGSVKITTSEVLSSFFVARHVMAMGREHQNLKVQVVSDDTMLDLSRHEADVAIRPKRLCSDALFGRKLATIRWATYVADKNRHHDIDQMHAFIGHAGDPRLAANFGSTAFDPNATEGPQFFASSLILRAAMCAQGDHAATLPMILGEVWPGLRRVGGALEAPIGDLWIVCHHDMRRNRRVRAVFDAMIEGARADMALFEGPKGADQAT, encoded by the coding sequence ATGCTTGATTGGGACGAGTACCACCTGTTGCTGCATGTCGCTCGTTTCGGGCGTATTCCTGAAGCGGCACACCATTTGAAAGTGACGCCATCGACCGTTTTTCGCCGCCTTGCCGCGATCGAAAGTAAGCTGAACATCCCGGTGTTTCAGCGGGATGGCGGGCAGTACACGCCAACGGAAGAAGGCGTGGCCATTGTGCACGCCGCCGAAAAAATGGAGCAGGAGACAGCCAACGTCGCACGCCATCTTTTCGGCGAAAGCCAGACCCTGTCGGGATCTGTCAAGATTACAACGAGCGAGGTTTTGTCGTCATTCTTTGTCGCGCGTCATGTGATGGCGATGGGGCGGGAGCACCAAAACCTGAAAGTGCAGGTTGTCAGCGATGACACGATGCTGGATTTGTCACGCCATGAAGCAGACGTTGCAATCCGGCCCAAGCGCCTCTGCTCGGATGCCCTGTTTGGGCGAAAGCTCGCGACGATTCGCTGGGCGACCTATGTCGCCGATAAAAACCGCCATCACGACATAGACCAAATGCACGCTTTCATCGGTCACGCGGGGGATCCCCGGCTGGCGGCAAATTTTGGCTCGACGGCGTTCGACCCCAATGCCACCGAGGGTCCACAATTCTTTGCAAGCTCGCTGATCCTGCGCGCGGCCATGTGCGCTCAGGGTGATCATGCCGCCACATTGCCGATGATCCTGGGCGAAGTCTGGCCGGGACTGCGCCGCGTCGGTGGTGCGCTTGAGGCCCCGATTGGGGATCTCTGGATCGTTTGCCACCACGACATGCGACGCAATCGACGGGTCCGGGCAGTGTTCGATGCAATGATTGAAGGGGCCCGCGCCGACATGGCCCTTTTTGAAGGGCCGAAAGGTGCTGATCAGGCAACGTGA
- a CDS encoding NAD(P)/FAD-dependent oxidoreductase has product MSKILIAGGGFAGLWAAMAAAATRHRQDANNIAITLVSKDPHLCIRPRLYEGARPEMLVPLEPLLEAIDVGFETARISEVTPTALHTRQGVTMEHDRMILAMGSHVSIPAVPGAAVHGFTVDAYKQTEHLDAHLSKLDIAAPGASGFVVVGASFSGLEIATSLRDRLGSDPEIYLIDRQDIPGQSLGNSLTLEITSALEKANIQFLGGDSVTYVTADRVILHSGKVIDAATTIFATGLQPSPLVKDIGVHAGDGRLRLDRNLRVVGETGLFAAGDIGVAAADATHMTLMSCQHARPMGVVAGQNAVLDLLGQDLRPYAQPDYATCISLGASNAVFTQGWDRTIAKTGTEGAAIKTQINETWIYPPSPDAGREAIFDAIVPTRP; this is encoded by the coding sequence ATGTCAAAAATCCTCATCGCAGGCGGTGGGTTTGCAGGTCTCTGGGCTGCAATGGCCGCCGCTGCAACGCGGCACCGTCAAGACGCCAATAACATCGCAATCACGCTCGTTTCGAAGGATCCGCATCTATGTATTCGACCACGTCTTTATGAAGGAGCGCGTCCCGAAATGCTGGTCCCCTTGGAGCCCTTGCTCGAGGCGATCGATGTCGGTTTCGAAACCGCCCGGATTTCGGAAGTGACCCCCACCGCGTTGCACACCAGACAGGGTGTCACCATGGAGCATGATCGCATGATCCTTGCCATGGGCAGCCATGTATCGATCCCCGCTGTGCCCGGCGCGGCGGTGCACGGCTTTACCGTGGATGCCTATAAACAGACGGAACACCTCGATGCGCATCTCTCCAAGCTGGACATCGCAGCGCCCGGCGCATCCGGGTTTGTCGTCGTGGGCGCGAGTTTCAGCGGGCTTGAAATCGCAACATCTCTGCGTGATCGCCTCGGGTCTGATCCCGAAATCTACCTGATTGATCGGCAGGACATTCCGGGCCAGTCGCTTGGAAACAGCCTGACCCTCGAAATCACGTCTGCGCTTGAAAAAGCGAACATTCAGTTTCTGGGGGGTGACTCCGTGACCTACGTCACGGCGGATCGCGTCATCCTGCATTCGGGCAAGGTGATCGACGCCGCGACCACGATTTTCGCAACCGGCCTGCAGCCTTCCCCCCTGGTCAAAGACATTGGCGTTCACGCGGGCGACGGGCGGCTGCGGCTTGACCGGAACCTCCGGGTCGTCGGTGAGACAGGTTTATTTGCCGCTGGCGACATCGGAGTTGCCGCAGCGGATGCCACACACATGACGCTGATGTCGTGCCAACATGCGAGGCCCATGGGCGTTGTGGCCGGCCAGAATGCCGTGCTTGATCTGCTGGGACAGGACCTGCGGCCCTATGCGCAGCCTGACTACGCGACCTGTATCAGCCTCGGTGCGTCCAACGCCGTTTTCACCCAAGGCTGGGACAGGACCATCGCCAAGACCGGGACAGAAGGTGCCGCGATAAAAACGCAGATCAACGAAACGTGGATCTATCCCCCCAGTCCTGACGCGGGCCGCGAAGCGATCTTCGACGCCATCGTGCCGACACGGCCATGA
- a CDS encoding SDR family oxidoreductase, protein MTDTKTILITGASRGIGHLASLALAAHGHRVYAGMRDIAGSNKDAASAMQAQAQAERLNLVPLELDVTNAQACQTAIDKIEADGPLDVLVNNAGVMPVGLTEAFTMEQAKDVFDVNVYGIMRLTRAALPCMRARKSGLVINLSSSAGRFGMPYFGIYCASKWAVEAYSEALHHELETFGITCVLIEPSGHGTDLVTTAPAPQDTARLEAYGDLAAGRERLLDMFGHMFATDLIGTDANNVATAIAQLIEMPGARPMRVQVGHDMGVSAVNEAVAPLQAKLIETLKPVYRGARQA, encoded by the coding sequence ATGACAGATACAAAAACAATTCTCATTACCGGCGCAAGCCGCGGTATTGGCCATCTTGCATCGCTGGCGCTGGCTGCACACGGCCATAGGGTCTATGCCGGAATGCGCGACATTGCAGGAAGCAACAAGGACGCGGCCTCCGCCATGCAGGCACAGGCACAGGCGGAGAGGCTCAACCTTGTCCCGCTTGAACTGGACGTTACAAACGCGCAAGCCTGCCAAACAGCCATCGACAAGATCGAGGCAGATGGCCCTCTTGATGTGCTGGTCAACAACGCCGGGGTGATGCCTGTCGGTCTGACCGAGGCATTCACGATGGAGCAGGCAAAGGATGTTTTCGACGTGAACGTCTATGGCATCATGCGTTTGACGCGGGCCGCGCTGCCCTGCATGCGGGCCCGGAAATCCGGTCTGGTGATCAACCTCAGTTCTTCCGCGGGGCGTTTCGGGATGCCCTATTTCGGTATCTACTGCGCCAGCAAGTGGGCGGTTGAGGCTTACAGCGAAGCGCTCCACCACGAGCTTGAGACCTTTGGGATCACCTGCGTTTTGATCGAGCCAAGCGGGCATGGCACAGATCTGGTCACGACAGCACCCGCGCCGCAGGACACGGCGCGTCTGGAGGCCTATGGCGATCTTGCGGCAGGTCGGGAACGCCTTCTGGACATGTTCGGGCATATGTTCGCAACGGACCTCATTGGGACCGATGCCAATAACGTGGCGACAGCAATCGCGCAGCTGATCGAGATGCCGGGAGCGCGGCCAATGCGCGTGCAAGTGGGGCACGACATGGGAGTAAGCGCGGTGAATGAGGCTGTCGCGCCCCTTCAGGCAAAACTGATCGAGACGTTGAAACCGGTCTATCGCGGCGCGCGCCAAGCATGA
- a CDS encoding GFA family protein: MTEPAQSKIRGSCLCAAVSYEVRGSFEKLFLCSCDQCRQITGSAFASNLFVGTDGFEWLSGTEQIVRYQVPGRDISKSFCRVCGSGVPWTNGDGTKMIVPAGSLSEPAQVVERLRIFVSEQPEWAFDLEHVPTHAKFPKTAGS, from the coding sequence CCCAGTCAAAAATACGTGGCAGCTGCCTTTGCGCAGCGGTCTCCTACGAAGTCAGAGGCTCATTCGAAAAGCTCTTTTTATGCAGCTGCGATCAATGCCGCCAAATTACAGGATCAGCTTTTGCATCCAACCTTTTCGTTGGTACTGACGGGTTTGAGTGGCTCAGTGGCACCGAGCAGATCGTCCGCTATCAGGTCCCGGGGCGGGACATTTCCAAGTCGTTCTGCCGGGTCTGCGGGTCAGGAGTTCCCTGGACCAATGGTGACGGGACAAAGATGATCGTGCCCGCTGGTTCTCTGAGCGAACCAGCCCAAGTCGTTGAACGGCTCAGAATTTTCGTGTCGGAACAGCCAGAGTGGGCATTTGATCTGGAGCACGTTCCAACGCATGCGAAATTCCCGAAAACTGCCGGTTCATAG